The Engystomops pustulosus chromosome 1, aEngPut4.maternal, whole genome shotgun sequence genome has a window encoding:
- the LOC140118934 gene encoding uncharacterized protein, which yields MVSYYLKPLGPEYYQLGLQDRIQFPPTIKIYASLIIYLFLYPFSHLAGSLISHSLRSDLPGPARSRKDGLLFSPLPGQKTKRVKPDDNKLKGLEQVHHLQTFPHGIGKICDPNHLHRLLHVHNRSARRLLSRPNSPLISKILKIFCPLSRRLCPTLSVSGSSLWDFISSKSVYKDHGGGGCFSETTGSIYHPLFRRPADCGKRQFRSHYSKRSYDTQAVRIGMVNKHPKVRFFSLHPQEIPGCNVRFHSSDVLSSSGESGGSETTRSLLQNEDVYINPGSHEDPRTPYSLSPISGLESKSFPHPTELDSEQLGSKALRFGQEGHHPILSKKKFTVVVTEEEPGKRGPLALPSASHNCDRRKQYGLGSGLPFPLRPRSMDAFPIPEAIKLSRATGHLGSPKVKYTSPEEPPCTHFIRQHHSSVLLKKTGGDKIDNSFHLNTYDLLLGRGECALPLRNAPERSSKQGGRLPQQGTNFSQRMEHQSRSIHPFDKSVGNSSNRSLRHKEEYGMPSILHSGGRSTEGSTGCFQPSMGRTSFLCLSPYSLSGKGPQKNPYGPGKGDTDLSKLAKEELVSPVDISNPAATSDTTLTERPVTPGTDSTSQPWTTSANSLDPESEFLTSRGLSMAVVTTLKASRKKVTFAIYHKIWKKFVTFCGDNPPSQSNPNILQILDFLQKGLEQGLSTSTLKVQVSALGAFCDRPLAEHRSRLHSQGDIQISQSSRNHTTIFLRKSLH from the exons ATGGTCTCGTATTACCTCAAACCCTTGGGTCCTGAATATTATCAACTCGGGTTACAGGATAGAATTCAGTTCCCCCCCACCATCAAGATTTATGCCTCCCTTATCATCTACCTCTTCCTCTACCCATTCTCTCATCTGGCAGGAAGTCTCATCTCTCATTCTCTCAGGAGTGATCTCCCGGGTCCCGCAAGATCAAGAAAAGACGGGCTTCTATTCTCCCCTCTTCCTGGTCAAAAAACCAAACGGGTCAAACCGGATGATAATAAACTTAAAGGCCTTGAACAAGTTCATCACTTACAGACGTTTCCacatggaatcggtaagatctGCGACCCAAATCATTTACACCGATTACTGCATGTGCACAATAGATCTGCAAGACGCCTACTATCACGTCCCAATTCACCCCTCATCTCAAAAATTCTTAAGATTTTCTGTCCTCTCTCCAGAAGGCTCTGTCCTACACTTTCAGTTTCGGGCTCTTCCCTTTGGGATTTCATCAGCTCCAAGAGTGTTTAcaaagatcatggtggaggtggttgcTTTTCTGAGACTACAGGGAGTATCTATCATCCCTTATTTAGACGACCTGCTGATTGTGGGAAAAGACAGTTCAGATCTCATTATAGCAAGAGATCTTACGATACACAAGCTGTCAGAATTGGGATGGTTAATAAACACCCCAAAGTCAGATTTTTCTCCCTCCACCCTCAAGAAATTCCTGGGTGTAATGTTAGATTCCACTCATCTGATGTCCTTTCTTCCTCAGGGGAAAGCGGAGGATCTGAGACAACACGTTCGCTCCTTCAGAATGAAGATGTCTATATCAATCCGGGGAGCCATGAAGATCCTAGGACTCCTTACAGCCTGTCTCCCATCAGTGGCCTGGAGTCAAAATCATTCCCGCATCCTACAGAATTGGATTCTGAGCAGTTGGGATCGAAGGCCCTCAGGTTTggacaagaaggtcatcatcccaTCCTCAGTAAAAAGAAGTTTACAGTGGTGGTTACAGAGGAAGAACCTGGAAAACGGGGTCCACTGGCACTGCCTTCCGCGTCTCACAATTGCGACCGACGCAAGCAGTATGGGCTGGGGAGCGGTCTTCCCTTCCCATTACGcccaaggtctatggacgccttcCCAATCCCGGAAGCCATCAAACTATCGAGAGCTACGGGCCATCTGGGAAGCCCTAAGGTTAAATACACCTCTCCTGAAGAACCACCATGTACACATTTTATCAGACAACACCACAGCAGTGTCTTACTTAAGAAGACAGGGGGGGACAAGATCGACAACTCTTTCCACCTTAACACATACGATCTTCTCCTGGGCAGAGGAGAATGTGCTCTCCCTCTCCGCAACGCACCTGAGAGGAGTTCTAAACAAGGAGGCAGATTACCTCAGCAGGGAACAAATTTCTCCCAACGAATGGAGCATCAATCCAGAAGTATTCATCCATTTGACAAATCTGTGGGGAATTCCTCAAATCGATCTCTTCGCCACAAAGAAGAATACGGTATGCCATCGATACTACACTCTGGAGGCAGGAGCACCGAAGGATCGACTGGATGCTTTCAGCCATCGATGGGTCGAACCTCTTTCCtatgcctttccccctattcccttagTGGCAAGGGTCCTCAGAAAAATCCTTACGGACCAGGCAAGGGTGATACTGATCTGTCCAAATTGGCCAAAGAAGAACTGGTATCCCCTGTTGACATCTCTAACCCAGCAGCAACCAGTGATACTACCCTCACGGAGAGACCTGTTACACCAGGGACCGATTCTACATCCCAACCCTGGACGACTTCAGCTaacagcctggatcctgagtcCGAATTCCTGACATCGCGGGGACTTTCAATGGCTGTAGTAACAACTCTTAAGGCAAGTAGGAAGAAGGTTACGTTCGCAATTTAtcataaaatttggaaaaaatttgtaaCATTTTGTGGAGATAATCCTCCATCTCAATCTAACCCCAATATCTTACAGATTTTGGACTTTCTACAGAAAGGCCTGGAACAGGGCCTTTCTACTAGCACCTTAAAGGTCCAGGTCTCGGCCCTTGGCGCCTTCTGCGATCGTCCACTGGcggagcacag ATCCAGGCTTCATTCCCAAGGTGACATCCAGATTTCACAGAGCTCAAGAAATCACACTACCATCTTTTTGCGAAAATCCCTCCACTAG